Proteins co-encoded in one Prunus persica cultivar Lovell chromosome G6, Prunus_persica_NCBIv2, whole genome shotgun sequence genomic window:
- the LOC18772050 gene encoding uncharacterized protein LOC18772050 — protein MESMSCSDLRDLSHGGSFSFSCSESDLNFSSLSHFTDEDEDGDDADGTSDDGSYIEIVLDHHDHPKPSCDRDDDDRVGGLDHVDYLRLSFSSSLLPELSTHTHQNISDPPNDQPVNETTSSSASCTLSSSSTESSCGARKEGSDQDSSMLQRSTPTKRGRLPAVNTLLLGLRSSSEFSIHADNADVARSRKTTNMRSSINGGIMKLLFKFRAMNLGALVASIVKPRQVACDPGRSKKKTKSKKSVLKPLDKWLAQKKQGKRKDSEEGEGEEKYSRVLEINLGAVRGVLEAIGNSMSTGIGRKDRRTRSCPSSIKSSPIHKGFASDERNKVYVYARETSIQAAIAHCKTSFEQPPTSA, from the exons ATGGAAAGTATGAGTTGTTCTGATCTGCGAGATCTGAGCCATGGAGGAAGCTTCTCCTTCAGCTGCTCCGAGTCAGATTTGaacttctcctctctttctcattTCACCGATGAAGACGAAGATGGCGATGATGCTGATGGCACGAGTGATGATGGATCATACATCGAAATAGTCCTTGATCACCATGATCATCCTAAACCAAGTTGTGATCGAGATGACGATGATCGTGTTGGAGGCTTAGACCATGTAGATTACTTGCGTTTATCTTTTTCATCTAGCCTTCTCCCGGAGCTCTCCACCCACACCCACCAAAACATCTCTGATCCTCCTAACGACCAACCAGTAAACGAGACGACATCATCTTCAGCGTCGTGCACTTTGAGCTCTTCGTCCACGGAAAGCAGTTGTGGGGCTCGGAAAGAGGGATCTGATCAAGACTCTTCCATGCTGCAAAGAAGCACCCCCACTAAAAGAGGGAGATTGCCTGCAGTCAACACGTTGCTCCTTGGTCTCCGGTCATCGTCGGAATTTTCTATCCACGCGGACAATGCTGACGTGGCACGTAGCAG gaaaacAACGAACATGAGAAGCTCCATAAACGGTGGCATAATGAAGCTGCTGTTCAAGTTTCGAGCCATGAATTTGGGAGCCCTGGTAGCCTCAATTGTGAAGCCCCGCCAAGTTGCCTGCGATCCCGGTCGaagcaagaagaagacaaaatcAAAAAAGAGTGTTCTGAAGCCTCTGGACAAATGGTTGGCGCAGAAGAAACAAGGGAAGCGCAAGGATtcagaagaaggagaaggtgAGGAGAAATATTCGAGGGTTTTGGAAATAAACTTGGGCGCAGTTAGAGGGGTTTTGGAAGCCATAGGAAATAGTATGAGCACAGGCATTGGTCGAAAAGATAGAAGAACGAGAAGCTGCCCGAGTTCGATCAAGTCGTCGCCGATTCACAAAGGGTTTGCGAGTGATGAGAGAAATAAAGTGTACGTGTATGCAAGAGAGACCTCAATTCAGGCTGCAATTGCCCACTGTAAAACTTCATTTGAGCAACCACCCACGTCGGCctga
- the LOC18772263 gene encoding protein PIN-LIKES 6 — protein sequence MERFLQVVDVAHRAGGESLLGTIKIAVLPIAKVFTVCSLGLLMASKYVNIFPASGRKLLNGLVFSLLLPCLIFSQLGQAITLQKMLEWWFIPVNVVLGSTSGSIIGYIVASIVRPPYPFFKFTIVQIGIGNIGNVPLVLISALCRDKSNPFGDSTTCKTDGTAYISFGQWVGAIILYTYVFHMLAPPPGGTFDIEEGELPIKNPRNGKIPDQVPLLTHDENEEAAHEEEVAETNSNVSHTPKITDFLVFFYEKLKLKQLLQPPIIASILAMVLGSIPFLKKIIFTADGPLFFFTDSCIILGEAMIPCILLALGGNLVDGPGSSKLGLRTTVAIIIGRLVLVPPVGLGIVMLADKLGFLPAGDKMFRFVLLLQHTMPTSVLAGAVANLRGCGREAAAVLFWVHIFAIFSMAGWIVLYLNILF from the exons ATGGAAAGGTTTTTACAGGTGGTGGACGTGGCCCATCGGGCCGGAGGGGAGTCGTTACTTGGGACGATCAAGATCGCAGTTTTGCCCATAGCAAAGGTTTTTACAGTGTGCTCCTTGGGCCTTCTAATGGCTTCCAAGTATGTTAACATCTTCCCCGCCAGTGGAAGGAAACTCTTAAATGGG CTGGTCTTCTCACTTTTGCTTCCATGTTTGATATTCTCTCAACTTGGACAAGCCATCACCCTACAGAAAATGCTTGAGTG GTGGTTTATTCCTGTGAATGTCGTTCTGGGTAGTACATCAGGCTCTATAATAGGGTATATTGTTGCATCCATTGTCCGTCCACCTTACCCCTTCTTCAAGTTTACAATTGTACAGATTGGAATAG GAAACATTGGGAATGTGCCACTGGTTCTGATTTCAGCTTTATGTAGAGACAAATCAAACCCTTTTGGTGATTCAACTACATGTAAAACAGATGGGACTGCCTATATTTCATTTGGCCAGTGG GTTGGTGCAATCATCCTATACACATATGTATTTCATATGTTGGCCCCCCCTCCAGGGGGTACCTTTGACATTGAGGAGGGAGAGCTCCCAATCAAAAACCCTCGAAATGGCAAGATACCTGATCAAGTTCCGCTGCTTACACATGATGAAAACGAAGAGGCAGCACATGAAGAAGAGGTTGCAGAAACTAACTCAAATGTTTCTCACACACCTAAG ATTACAgatttcttggtttttttctaTGAGAAGTTGAAGCTCAAACAATTACTTCAACCCCCTATAATTGCTTCT ATCCTGGCCATGGTACTTGGATCGATaccatttttaaagaaaattatcttTACCGCTGATGGtccacttttctttttcacagaCAGCTGTATTATCCTTGG GGAGGCCATGATTCCATGCATTCTGTTGGCGTTAGGTGGAAACCTTGTCGATG GTCCAggaagttcaaaacttggtcTACGAACAACAGTTGCTATTATAATTGGACGATTAGTCTTGGTGCCCCCTGTAGGACTTGGCATTGTAATGTTGGCCGATAAGCTCGGTTTCCTCCCTGCCGGCGATAAGATGTTCCGATTTGTCCTACTGCTCCAGCACACAATGCCTACATCTGTCCTTGCTG GTGCTGTTGCAAATTTAAGAGGCTGTGGAAGAGAGGCAGCTGCCGTCTTGTTCTGGGTTCACATATTTGCTATCTTCTCCATGGCTGGATGGATTGTATTGTACCTCAACATACTGTTTTGA
- the LOC18774335 gene encoding uncharacterized protein LOC18774335: protein MAYRRRQGMSRASTFKEEIIHRPPDDNSASILQSSSSFSGSSSLAAQAIRASTLSAERNNNRSKDFSAYDESATKAGFWGVLARKAKAILDEDGEFLQDDMLGGVSSQSSNASTGTQFQQPYLSSDNSIRMENPAIRKGLDRITTSLNQLGDTFEKAFEEGRTIVENKTADIKLQIKRRGDHPEAQAYYVNQSNSGQQPKNPDTQLKASRDVAMATAAKAKLLLRELKTVKADLAFAKERCSQLEEENKRHRENRDKGNHRADDDLIRLQLETLLAEKSRLANENSVYARENRFLREIVEYHQLTMQDVVYLDDEEVSEVYPLTSSTGVSRMLSISPPSTPPSPPPEDPSPVTAPVTEEISPLLNKPQENKNVSANEATPSSNISGPNREDTKTPSSAEAATKSPSVADADPKTPPTAEASSKTPPTAEASPKTPSVAEDTKRPRASA, encoded by the exons ATGGCGTACAGAAGAAGGCAGGGGATGTCGAGGGCGTCAACTTTCAAGGAGGAGATTATCCATCGCCCGCCTGATGACAATTCTGCTTCCATTTTGCAATCTTCGTCTTCTTTCTCTGGTTCTTCATCTCTCGCTGCTCAGGCCATTCGTGCTTCCACTCTCTCCGCTGAGCGCAACAACAACCGATCCAAG GATTTTTCTGCATATGACGAATCGGCCACAAAAGCTGGGTTTTGGGGTGTTCTGGCTCGCAAAGCTAAAGCCATTCTTGATGAGGATGGTGAGTTTCTGCAAGATGATATGCTTGGAGGCGTCAGCTCACAGTCCTCCAATGCCTCCACTGGCACCCAG TTCCAACAACCCTATCTGTCATCTGACAACTCTATAAGAATGGAAAATCCTGCAATCCGCAAGGGCTTGGACAGAATCACAACTTCCCTCAATCAGCTTGGTGACACTTTCGAGAAGGCTTTTGAG GAAGGTCGTACGATTGTGGAGAACAAGACTGCCGACATCAAACTGCAAATTAAACGAAGGGGAGACCATCCTGAGGCACAAGCTTATTATGTGAACCAGAGCAATTCAGGGCAGCAGCCTAAGAACCCTGATACTCAACTCAAGGCATCACGCGAC GTTGCAATGGCAACAGCTGCCAAAGCAAAATTACTTCTTCGGGAGCTGAAAACTGTTAAAGCAGATCTGGCTTTTGCAAAGGAACGATGTTCTCaactagaagaagaaaataaacgCCATCGCGAGAATCGTGACAAGGGAAACCACCGAGCAGATGACGACTTG ATCCGCCTTCAACTGGAGACACTGCTGGCGGAGAAGTCACGCTTAGCGAATGAGAATTCAGTTTATGCTCGCGAGAACCGGTTCCTGAGGGAAATTGTTGAATATCACCAGCTCACAATGCAGGATGTTGTGTATTTAGATGATGAAGAAGTTTCAGAAGTTTACCCCTTAACCAGCTCCACCGGGGTCTCCAGGATGCTTTCCATTTCCCCGCCCTCAACACCTCCTTCCCCGCCTCCAGAGGACCCTTCACCTGTAACCGCACCAGTTACTGAAGAAATATCACCTCTCCTCAACAAGccacaagaaaataaaaatgtttctGCAAATGAGGCCACACCAAGTTCCAATATCTCAGGTCCTAATAGAGAAGATACTAAAACACCTTCTTCAGCAGAAGCAGCTACTAAATCACCTTCTGTAGCAGATGCTGACCCTAAAACACCTCCTACAGCAGAAGCTTCTTCGAAAACACCTCCTACAGCAGAAGCTTCTCCAAAAACACCTTCTGTAGCGGAAGATACGAAAAGACCTCGAGCTTCTGCATAA
- the LOC18773375 gene encoding uncharacterized protein LOC18773375 has protein sequence MDSVSQRFLEELRQSIVDSNEDSGMVGDHSVQSATCALCQRTFSPENVATGDLETISMCGDCKFLYLEDHGGPTHDSYQGTPSTRRRARNSSSESLDNIFSQQFSHMINLMRQNQSPGSGLEDFPADGDPAARVSQRTSSRTTPSGSRRWRRVLSDTESDGYDNGDSLYGENESNLSFGRYRAFHGESDAISFSAYGGDSDASVDLHGFLDTETIIQPDDGSAFDSDTDIDPMHAGLDQWNSDDTEEEEEEEDDDDDDDERDEEDDEWEEADAEINIVESREAPGRLRNLLVSSPGGSNGLVNWRQQVYSPESEGMIRWRMRGRSQIYTRNIFSNTEESELLPYVGNSGDYLDAGGFEELLEHLAEADSLRRGAPPASVSFVKSLPRVAIHKEHEKHDDLACAICKDVLTIGTEVNQLPCSHLYHPSCILPWLSARNTCPLCRYELPTDDRDYEEGKRNISGRVEIRNVQQQNASEDSSSVAFNRAEEDEEFAFSERRMEQRFLSDRGAATTNGSGGENSRGRWFLLAAAPIVSLVGIVLVLWLGSPLMERRGLAGNHNFAGQARRPTHVTGPSPNPRENRSRRWWSLF, from the coding sequence ATGGATTCAGTCTCACAGAGATTCTTGGAAGAGTTGCGTCAGTCCATTGTTGACAGCAATGAGGATAGTGGTATGGTAGGTGACCATTCTGTGCAGTCTGCAACATGTGCTCTATGCCAAAGGACTTTTTCCCCCGAGAATGTGGCAACTGGGGATCTTGAAACTATCAGCATGTGTGGGGACTGTAAATTTTTGTACCTTGAAGATCATGGTGGCCCCACACATGATTCTTATCAGGGGACGCCATCTACGAGAAGAAGAGCTAGGAACAGCAGTTCTGAGTCACTTGATAATATTTTCTCACAACAATTCTCACATATGATTAATCTGATGCGGCAAAACCAATCCCCTGGCTCTGGGCTTGAGGATTTTCCTGCAGATGGTGATCCAGCTGCTAGGGTATCTCAACGCACAAGTTCCCGTACTACACCAAGTGGGTCTAGAAGATGGCGGCGGGTACTTTCTGATACTGAAAGTGATGGTTATGATAACGGGGATTCTCTGTATGGGGAAAATGAATCAAATCTGAGTTTTGGTCGGTACAGGGCATTTCATGGTGAGAGTGATGCGATTTCTTTTAGTGCTTATGGAGGGGACTCTGATGCTTCTGTAGACCTACATGGTTTCCTGGATACAGAAACGATTATTCAACCAGATGATGGAAGTGCTTTTGATAGTGATACTGACATTGATCCAATGCATGCTGGTCTTGACCAGTGGAACTCAGATGacactgaagaagaagaagaagaagaagatgatgatgatgatgatgatgaaagggatgaagaagatgatgaatggGAAGAAGCTGATGCTGAAATAAACATAGTGGAATCTAGAGAAGCCCCAGGTCGGCTTCGAAATCTTTTAGTTTCGAGTCCAGGTGGAAGTAATGGCTTAGTCAATTGGCGCCAACAGGTATATTCTCCTGAATCTGAGGGTATGATTCGCTGGAGAATGAGGGGAAGGAGTCAAATATATACCCGTAACATCTTTTCTAACACGGAGGAATCAGAGTTGCTGCCATATGTTGGAAATTCGGGTGATTATCTAGATGCGGGAGGCTTTGAGGAATTGCTCGAGCATCTTGCTGAGGCTGACAGCTTAAGACGAGGAGCACCTCCAGCTTCTGTGTCCTTTGTGAAAAGTTTGCCTCGTGTTGCTATTCATAAGGAACATGAGAAGCATGATGACTTAGCATGTGCAATTTGCAAGGATGTGTTGACAATTGGTACTGAAGTGAATCAGCTTCCCTGCTCTCACCTGTATCACCCTTCCTGTATTTTGCCATGGTTGAGTGCACGGAATACTTGCCCTCTTTGTCGGTACGAGCTACCAACTGATGACAGAGACTACGAAGAGGGGAAGCGGAACATTAGTGGTAGAGTGGAGATCCGCAATGTCCAGCAGCAGAATGCAAGTGAGGACAGTTCCTCTGTTGCTTTCAACAGagctgaagaagatgaagagttTGCTTTCAGTGAAAGGAGAATGGAGCAGAGGTTCCTATCTGATAGGGGGGCAGCAACAACTAATGGTTCTGGTGGAGAAAATAGTCGGGGGAGATGGTTTCTTCTTGCTGCTGCCCCAATCGTGAGTCTCGTGGGCATTGTTCTTGTGTTGTGGTTAGGCAGTCCCCTAATGGAAAGAAGGGGTCTGGCAGGAAACCACAACTTTGCTGGTCAGGCCCGACGCCCAACCCATGTCACTGGCCCCTCACCCAACCCCAGGGAGAACAGAAGCAGGAGATGGTGGTCACTTTTCTGA
- the LOC18774452 gene encoding cytochrome P450 714A1, whose product MAEGLQVALICWSVMLIGVLRVLFRLMKEMWLKPARIRSVLRKQGIRGPPPSFIAGNVPEMQKIQSSNQKPSDANHVHHNWVPSIFPYLQRWEQLYGPVYVYATGSKQHLYVSDPKLLKELKLQNYMDLGVPRYLSKPFQPLIGDSIIRANGQDFAYQKKVIAPEFFLNKVKGMVCLMEESAVAFIKTWESRVVESEGGVVDIKVDEELKTLSADIISRACFGSSYSQGNQIFAKIAILQEALSNPSLLFGFLNFSLFPTESEKKIKSLRKEVDALLLKLVRDRQKESQSGGTSEKDLLQMILQSAANNSTDKPQQYMHKTDQFILDNCRSIYFAGSETTALTASWTLMLLALHPEWQERVRVEIAEVCGVDDDQLRQCLKDMDKLNKLKTLTMVIQESLRLYGPGVILAREALAKMKLGDFTVPEGVHIWTLIPTLHRDPENWGPDANEFKPERFANGVSEACKYPQAYVPFGHGSRSCIGQTFSMVQLKIVLPLILSKFSFSLSPNYQHSPVYKMLLLPKHGIRLLVRRVQ is encoded by the exons atggctgAGGGTCTGCAGGTGGCCTTGATATGTTGGTCAGTTATGTTGATTGGTGTTTTGAGAGTTTTGTTTCGATTGATGAAGGAGATGTGGCTGAAGCCTGCAAGGATTCGATCTGTGCTTCGGAAGCAAGGCATCCGAGGGCCGCCACCTTCCTTCATTGCCGGGAACGTTCCAGAGATGCAGAAGATCCAGTCCAGCAATCAGAAACCTTCTGATGCTAATCATGTGCACCACAACTGGGTTCCCTCCATCTTCCCATATCTTCAACGATGGGAGCAGCTGTATG GTCCAGTGTACGTGTACGCAACAGGGAGCAAACAGCACCTGTATGTGAGCGATCCCAAGCTGTTAAAGGAACTTAAATTGCAAAACTACATGGATTTGGGTGTACCTAGATATTTGAGCAAGCCATTCCAGCCCTTGATAGGTGACAGCATTATTCGAGCCAACGGACAAGATTTTGCCTACCAGAAGAAAGTCATTGCTCCTGAATTCTTCCTCAACAAGGTTAAG GGTATGGTATGTCTGATGGAGGAATCTGCTGTGGCTTTTATTAAGACATGGGAGAGCCGTGTAGTTGAAAGTGAGGGAGGTGTTGTGGACATAAAAGTTGATGAGGAGTTGAAGACCCTCTCTGCTGATATAATCTCAAGAGCTTGTTTTGGTAGCTCTTACTCCCAAGGCAACCAGATTTTTGCAAAGATTGCTATCCTCCAGGAGGCCTTGTCTAATCCAAGTTTGCTCTTTGGCTTTCTCAATTTTAG TTTATTTCCCACAGAGAGTGAGAAGAAGATTAAGAGTTTGAGAAAAGAGGTGGATGCTTTGTTACTCAAATTAGTGAGAGATCGCCAAAAGGAAAGCCAATCGGGAGGCACGTCAGAAAAGGACCTATTACAAATGATACTCCAAAGTGCTGCTAATAACAGCACTGACAAGCCTCAACAATATATGCACAAAACAGACCAATTCATTCTGGATAATTGTAGAAGCATCTACTTCGCAGGATCTGAGACCACAGCTCTGACAGCATCCTGGACACTGATGCTCTTGGCATTGCACCCAGAATGGCAAGAACGTGTTCGTGTCGAGATTGCTGAGGTCTGCGGGGTCGATGATGATCAACTGCGTCAATGCTTGAAAGACATGGACAAACTGAACAAGTTGAAAACG CTGACAATGGTGATTCAAGAGAGCCTGCGGCTGTATGGACCTGGAGTCATATTGGCAAGGGAAGCTCTAGCAAAAATGAAGTTGGGGGACTTTACCGTGCCGGAAGGCGTCCACATATGGACGCTCATACCAACACTGCACCGTGACCCCGAAAATTGGGGTCCGGATGCTAATGAGTTCAAGCCAGAGAGGTTTGCAAATGGGGTGTCTGAGGCATGCAAGTATCCACAAGCATACGTGCCATTTGGTCATGGGAGCCGATCGTGTATAGGGCAGACTTTTAGCATGGTGCAGCTCAAGATAGTGCTTCCTCTCATTCTGTCCAAGTTCTCATTCTCCCTTTCTCCAAATTATCAACACTCCCCCGTTTATAAAATGCTGTTGTTGCCGAAACATGGAATCAGACTCCTTGTTAGGCGTGTGCAGTGA
- the LOC18774365 gene encoding cytochrome P450 714A1, producing the protein MRLVKEMWLKPARIRSALWRQGIRGPAPSFIFGNVSEMKKIQSSNININQKPSGVKRVQHNWVPSFFPYLQQWEQQYGQVYMYSTGSKQHLYVGDPKLLRELKLHNSLDLGRPTYLSKPMQPLLGDSVIRANGEEWAYQKKIIAPEFFLDKVKGMVGLMEESTKAIIKTWESRILESEEGIVDITIDEDLKSLSADIISRACFGSSYSQGNQIFAKIATLQDTLSHPSLLFGFLNFRFLPTENDKKVRSLKKEVDALLLKLVRDRQAESQSCGTSEKDLLQMILESAASSTEMPSHKTDQFILDNCRTIYFAGSETTALAASWTLMLLALQPEWQDRVRAEIFEVCGDDDQLHHCLQDMDTLRKLKTLTMVIQESLRLYGPGVIMAREALTNMKLGDLDVPEGIHIWTFIPALHRDPENWGSDADEFKPERFENGVSESCKYPQAYMPFGYGSRLCMGQTFAMLQLKIVLSLILSKFSFSLSPNYQHCPVYKILLLPQHGIKLLVRRVQ; encoded by the exons ATGCGATTGGTTAAGGAGATGTGGCTGAAGCCTGCAAGGATTCGATCAGCGCTTTGGAGGCAAGGCATCAGAGGGCCAGCACCTTCCTTCATTTTTGGTAATGTTTCagagatgaagaagattcAATCCAGCAATATCAACATCAATCAGAAACCATCTGGTGTTAAACGAGTGCAGCACAACTGGGTTCCCTCATTCTTTCCTTATCTTCAGCAATGGGAGCAGCAGTATG GTCAAGTGTACATGTACTCAACAGGGAGCAAGCAACACTTGTATGTGGGCGATCCCAAGTTGTTAAGGGAGCTGAAACTGCACAACTCCTTGGATTTGGGCAGACCTACATATCTGAGTAAGCCAATGCAGCCATTGCTAGGTGACAGCGTTATCCGGGCCAACGGAGAAGAATGGGCATACCAGAAGAAAATCATTGCTCCTGAATTCTTCCTCGACAAGGTTAAG GGCATGGTGGGTCTGATGGAGGAATCTACAAAGGCAATAATTAAGACATGGGAGAGCCGTATACTAGAAAGTGAGGAGGGCATTGTGGACATAACAATTGATGAGGATTTGAAAAGCCTCTCTGCTGATATCATATCAAGAGCTTGTTTTGGCAGCTCTTACTCCCAAGGCAACCAGATTTTTGCAAAGATTGCTACCCTCCAGGACACCTTGTCCCATCCAAGTTTGCTCTTTGGCTTTCTCAATTTTAG ATTCCTTCCCacagaaaatgacaagaaggTAAGGAGTTTAAAGAAAGAGGTGGACGCTTTGTTGCTCAAATTAGTGAGGGATCGTCAGGCTGAAAGCCAATCGTGTGGCACATCAGAAAAGGACTTATTACAAATGATACTTGAAAGTGCTGCTTCTAGCACTGAAATGCCTAGCCACAAAACAGACCAATTTATTCTGGACAATTGCAGAACTATCTACTTTGCAGGATCTGAGACCACTGCTCTTGCAGCATCCTGGACCTTGATGCTATTGGCATTACAACCCGAATGGCAAGATCGTGTTCGTGCTGAGATTTTTGAGGTCTGTGGGGATGATGATCAACTGCATCATTGCCTGCAAGACATGGACACCTTACGCAAATTGAAAACG CTGACAATGGTGATTCAAGAGAGCCTGCGGCTTTATGGACCGGGAGTCATAATGGCTAGGGAAGCTCTTACAAACATGAAGTTGGGGGACTTAGATGTGCCAGAAGGCATCCACATATGGACATTCATTCCAGCACTGCACCGTGACCCCGAAAATTGGGGTTCAGATGCTGATGAGTTTAAGCCAGAGAGGTTTGAAAATGGGGTATCCGAATCGTGCAAGTATCCCCAAGCATACATGCCATTTGGTTATGGGAGCCGATTGTGCATGGGCCAGACATTTGCCATGCTGCAGCTGAAGATAGTGCTCTCCCTCATTCTGTCCAAGTTCTCATTTTCCCTTTCTCCAAATTATCAACATTGCCCTGTTTACAAAATTTTGCTGCTGCCTCAACATGGAATCAAACTCCTTGTTAGGCGTGTGCAATGA
- the LOC18773270 gene encoding uncharacterized protein LOC18773270, whose amino-acid sequence MSRKLDKSKWKVEGHRRSPRISALEACKAQPPTLLSITGTSTTSTSATATARNFSAQRMKRNLGNSEGPASRTRARKKRNLRPVQEVAATTPSSPSNQENQQVVRGKDLKPGVHAASTDQPSTESSLQLPEKRILELILDILQRRDTYEIFAEPVDPNEVEGYYEIIEEPMDFGTMRAKLHEGMYRNLEQFEHDAFLITENAMHFNSTATIFFRQARAIHELTKKVFHVLETYPEKFELEFSETRQRSGRRARGEAGRSASSSYPKIATNMKSLSMKIAEFSKAIPCSLSGSSNVRRCQVKTGCSGTIDAREHRNLSGTQDDRRSRSFEADPRCTYRPWTSYLDENESTGLTLSSNLKQLEHANQQDIGYTESLMLFVKDLGPTAQKIARKKLLGSFQLQKSQIPLASTFTQWAPSTLNDIFASSQSQNFQGNLHGHPSIKKSTGDSFHSWDADKRGKGSLGDEIGIQSGKVAVASSSDRQNSHGTFGGKIQSSEFHQNRRNEIQLDSYSLKTHAADNSCSVSGFKNIGSNSTPLILNQWKSVNRAQSLEPPQWKSVNQTQSLEPPSDSSQSNLLEPRLRNLGFSSFSRTKNKLSSFNSREDCDQTKAETSQVSKTDQARPPVRQFTFDLPYLRAQLGKINSSGQDRFLQKGSGAELILPDKNSHQRASTCTRHLEMRNQPHSDYQNQPSMDTQYTDLALQL is encoded by the exons ATGTCTAG AAAATTAGACAAGTCAAAGTGGAAGGTGGAGGGGCACAGAAGGAGCCCAAGAATATCTGCTTTGGAAGCCTGTAAGGCTCAGCCGCCTACACTCCTGAGCATCACTGGTACAAGTACTACTAGCACTTCTGCTACTGCTACAGCTCGTAATTTTAGTGCACAGAGAATGAAGCGCAACTTGGGTAACAGTGAGGGGCCAGCTTCCAGAACAAGGGCCAGAAAGAAGAGGAACCTCAGACCTGTTCAAGAAGTTGCTGCCACAACACCTTCATCCCCATCAAACCAGGaaa ATCAACAGGTTGTGCGGGGTAAAGATCTTAAGCCTGGAGTTCATGCTGCCTCTACTG ATCAACCATCCACTGAATCTTCACTGCAGTTGCCGGAAAAACGCATACTTGAGCTTATCCTTGACATATTACAGAG GAGAGATACCTATGAAATATTTGCGGAACCAGTTGACCCAAATGAG GTTGAGGGTTACTATGAAATCATCGAAGAGCCTATGGATTTTGGGACCATGAGGGCTAAACTTCATGAAGGAATGTATAGAAATCTTGAACAATTTGAG CATGATGCATTTCTAATAACAGaaaatgcaatgcattttAATTCTACAGCAACCATATTTTTTAGACAG GCTCGTGCCATACATGAGCTAACTAAGAAGGTATTTCATGTTTTGGAAACCTATCCTGagaaatttgaattagaaTTCTCAGAGACAAGACAAAGAAGTGGTAGAAGGGCGCGAGGAGAAGCTGGGAGGTCAGCGTCTAGCTCATATCCTAAAATTGCTACAAACATGAAATCCCTTAGCATGAAGATAGCTGAATTTTCTAAAGCTATTCCATGCTCACTTAGTGGTTCATCAAATGTCAGAAGATGTCAAGTAAAGACAGGGTGCTCTGGCACTATTGATGCAAGAGAGCACAGAAATCTTTCTG GTACTCAAGATGATAGAAGATCTAGATCTTTTGAAGCAGATCCACGCTGTACATATAGACCTTGGACATCGTACCTCGATGAGAATGAGTCAACTGGTTTGACACTATCTAGTAATTTAAAACAACTTGAGCAT GCTAATCAGCAGGATATTGGTTACACCGAAAGCTTGATGTTGTTTGTTAAAGACTTGGGACCAACAGCTCAGAAGATTGCCAGAAAGAAGTTACTTGGATCTTTCCAGTTGCAAAAAAGTCAAATTCCTTTGGCATCTACCTTTACCCAATGGGCACCTAGTACTCTGAATGATATATTTGCTTCATCACAATCTCAAAACTTCCAGGGCAACCTTCATGGGCATCCTTCTATCAAGAAGAGCACTGGTGACAGTTTCCATTCATGGGATGCTGATAAAAGAGGAAAGGGATCTTTAGGTGATGAAATTGGCATCCAAAGTGGCAAAGTTGCAGTGGCATCCAGTAGTGACAGACAGAACTCACATGGTACTTTTGGAGGGAAAATTCAGTCCAGTGAATTTCATCAGAACAGAAGAAATGAGATTCAGTTGGATTCTTATTCCTTGAAAACTCATGCTGCAGACAACAGTTGCTCAGTTTCTGGGTTCAAAAACATTGGCAGCAACTCAACACCACTGATACTGAACCAATGGAAGTCGGTTAATCGAGCACAATCATTGGAGCCACCCCAATGGAAGTCGGTTAATCAAACACAATCACTGGAGCCACCTTCAGATTCTTCTCAGTCAAATTTGTTGGAACCAAGGTTGAGAAACTTGGGATTTTCAAGTTTTAGTCGAACTAAGAACAAATTGAGTTCGTTTAATTCGAGAGAAGATTGCGATCAAACCAAAGCTGAGACAAGCCAAGTGTCAAAAACAGACCAAGCCAGGCCACCGGTTCGCCAGTTCACATTTGATCTGCCATATTTGAGAGCCCAACTTGGTAAGATAAATTCTTCGGGACAAGATAGATTCTTGCAGAAAGGTTCAGGTGCTGAGCTGATCTTGCCTGATAAAAATAGTCATCAGAGAGCTTCAACCTGTACCCGCCATTTGGAGATGAGAAATCAGCCTCATAGTGATTATCAAAACCAGCCTTCAATGGATACTCAGTACACTGATTTAGCTCTTCAGCTGTAA